From Anaerohalosphaera lusitana, one genomic window encodes:
- a CDS encoding helix-turn-helix domain-containing protein yields the protein MSKSQKLKDMVPKHDFLKVEQAFRKHVGLGLETTDTDGYEVRQLCSSDCHPEFCRQIRESRPGSSRCREDRRRSLTMAFETGQPYISICHAGLVLVCVPIMEKDTPLGGLFFAKCLSEPVNEVITEDIIKRLRGLRPSKIRMALTLEKLPVCSARQIHEAAEFLFILFYEITGLDPRVVKWRREKADQQAQISEYIQESKKVGPSTHYPYKSERKLISKVKIGDRTGAKEILNSMLAEIIIQNPGQLSVLKARLVELLSILSRAAVEGGVDINDMLKDNLVYIEKIMNIDTQDELCAWAGKALDEFTDKVYANQDDQKMTQIKPAIEHMKMHFDRTLSLAEIAKAAHLSVSRLAHIFKEQMGMTIVDYLTSLRIDYAKRLLLGTDESCTMICYKIGYNNQSYFTRTFKTVTGMTPRQFREKNKRPPNPEAKGKAS from the coding sequence ATGTCAAAAAGTCAAAAACTCAAGGACATGGTCCCAAAGCACGACTTCCTCAAAGTCGAACAGGCCTTCCGCAAACACGTCGGCCTTGGACTGGAGACGACAGACACAGACGGCTACGAAGTACGCCAACTCTGCTCATCTGACTGCCATCCCGAATTTTGCCGACAGATCCGTGAATCCCGCCCCGGCTCCAGCAGGTGCCGCGAAGACAGACGCCGAAGCCTTACCATGGCCTTCGAAACCGGCCAGCCCTACATATCCATCTGCCACGCCGGACTCGTCCTTGTCTGCGTACCAATAATGGAAAAGGACACACCCCTCGGAGGCCTCTTCTTCGCCAAATGCCTCTCTGAACCGGTAAATGAGGTTATCACAGAAGACATAATAAAACGTCTCCGCGGACTCAGACCATCCAAAATCAGAATGGCCCTGACCCTGGAAAAGCTGCCCGTCTGCTCGGCAAGGCAGATCCACGAAGCCGCAGAATTCCTCTTTATCCTGTTCTACGAAATCACCGGCCTTGACCCCCGGGTAGTAAAATGGCGACGCGAAAAAGCCGACCAGCAGGCCCAGATCAGCGAATATATCCAGGAAAGCAAGAAGGTCGGCCCCAGTACCCACTACCCATACAAGAGCGAACGAAAACTCATCAGCAAGGTCAAGATAGGCGACAGAACGGGAGCAAAAGAGATCCTCAACTCCATGCTCGCGGAAATAATCATACAAAATCCCGGCCAGCTCAGCGTCCTCAAGGCCCGCCTGGTCGAGCTTCTCAGCATCCTCAGCCGAGCAGCAGTCGAAGGCGGCGTCGACATAAACGACATGCTAAAGGACAACCTGGTCTACATCGAAAAAATAATGAACATCGACACTCAGGACGAACTCTGCGCATGGGCCGGCAAGGCCCTGGACGAATTCACCGACAAGGTCTACGCAAACCAGGACGACCAGAAAATGACCCAGATCAAGCCGGCCATAGAACACATGAAGATGCACTTCGACCGAACCTTGTCGCTCGCGGAGATCGCCAAGGCCGCACACCTCAGCGTTTCCAGGCTCGCCCACATCTTCAAGGAGCAGATGGGCATGACGATCGTTGACTATCTCACTAGTCTGCGGATCGATTACGCCAAACGCCTCCTGCTCGGCACCGACGAGAGCTGCACGATGATCTGCTATAAAATAGGCTACAACAACCAGAGCTATTTCACCCGGACTTTCAAAACAGTCACAGGCATGACCCCTCGCCAGTTCCGCGAGAAAAACAAACGCCCGCCCAACCCCGAAGCAAAGGGAAAGGCCTCCTGA
- a CDS encoding 1-deoxy-D-xylulose-5-phosphate reductoisomerase — MNKKIALLGSTGSIGTNTLRVTESLGSHYEIYALTAHSKYELLAEQARKFNPAVVALTDPQLADKFKNALGDYTGEVLIGPDSLCTIAKMPEVNTVVTAIVGAAGLPAVLTAAEHGKTLAIANKEPLVIAGELLTEAAAKSGAKILPIDSEHSAIFQCLQAGKTSEVQKIILTASGGPFRTASPEQIKNATLEDALDHPTWSMGPKITVDSATMMNKALEVIEAVWLFGVPVDKIEVLVHPESIVHSLVEFVDGSVMAQLGAPDMCTPIQYALTYPDRETGIASHLDLAKLGQLSFEPPNLDNFRALKVGFDVAAAGGSAPVVFNAANEAAVKIFLEGGIKFARITELIEECVDKHQVRQHISLEELLEVDKWAREFVSNAASKSPTL, encoded by the coding sequence ATGAATAAGAAGATTGCATTACTCGGATCGACCGGATCGATAGGCACAAATACATTGCGCGTTACCGAATCACTTGGATCGCACTATGAGATTTACGCCCTCACCGCGCACAGCAAATACGAGCTGCTCGCTGAACAGGCTCGCAAGTTCAATCCCGCTGTCGTCGCCCTCACCGATCCGCAACTGGCTGATAAATTCAAAAATGCACTAGGCGACTATACAGGCGAGGTTCTTATCGGACCAGACAGCCTTTGCACCATCGCCAAAATGCCCGAGGTGAACACCGTAGTAACCGCGATCGTCGGTGCCGCGGGCCTGCCCGCAGTCCTCACAGCCGCCGAGCACGGCAAAACCCTCGCCATCGCAAACAAGGAACCACTCGTCATCGCTGGCGAGCTACTCACCGAGGCCGCCGCCAAAAGCGGTGCGAAAATTCTCCCGATAGACAGCGAGCATTCCGCCATTTTCCAGTGCCTCCAGGCCGGAAAAACAAGCGAAGTACAGAAAATCATCCTAACTGCCTCAGGAGGCCCCTTCCGAACCGCCTCCCCCGAGCAGATCAAAAACGCAACACTCGAAGACGCCCTCGACCACCCAACCTGGTCAATGGGTCCCAAAATAACCGTCGACTCCGCCACAATGATGAACAAGGCCCTCGAAGTCATCGAAGCTGTCTGGCTTTTCGGCGTCCCCGTAGATAAAATAGAGGTTCTGGTCCATCCCGAATCCATCGTCCACTCCCTGGTCGAATTCGTCGACGGCTCGGTCATGGCCCAGCTCGGAGCCCCCGATATGTGCACCCCGATCCAGTACGCTCTGACTTACCCGGACCGCGAAACAGGCATCGCCAGCCACCTCGACCTCGCAAAACTCGGCCAGCTAAGCTTCGAACCGCCAAACCTCGACAACTTCAGGGCACTCAAGGTCGGATTCGATGTAGCGGCCGCGGGCGGCTCTGCACCAGTCGTTTTCAATGCAGCAAACGAAGCCGCAGTAAAAATATTTTTAGAAGGCGGCATAAAATTCGCCCGCATTACCGAACTTATCGAAGAATGTGTGGATAAACATCAAGTAAGGCAGCATATCTCCCTGGAGGAATTGCTCGAAGTAGATAAATGGGCGCGCGAATTCGTCTCAAATGCCGCATCGAAGTCGCCCACCTTATAA
- a CDS encoding glycosyltransferase family 2 protein, with product MKIAAVIPAYNVGKYIGRTIESVLAQTRPADEIIVVDDGSTDDTAEKIESFGDKVKLIRQQNAGASVARNTGIEAATSEWIALLDGDDEWLPHHLQNQEHILKNNPDLHWSTANFKFCYCADKTQKNQSDPDAMRTALSDKQYLEEYFQAFINHTTGCTDTIIVKRQILFEAGLFTPDQPMANDLDMWWRIAYLCPRIGCSPEPAAIYHLHVANSITKVHKSPSILADLIEKHIQIAKDHNAYHRFRPCAEHLLRFWIHKYFFDERISEIRPLTDRFPHILPLGYHTILRILTISPRTTTALMPTLQMINRLLRLKV from the coding sequence ATGAAAATAGCCGCCGTAATACCCGCATATAATGTTGGAAAGTATATCGGCAGGACAATAGAAAGTGTTCTGGCGCAGACCAGACCTGCAGACGAAATCATCGTCGTTGACGACGGCTCAACCGACGATACCGCCGAAAAGATCGAATCTTTCGGCGACAAAGTCAAACTGATCCGCCAGCAAAACGCCGGTGCCTCCGTCGCCCGCAACACAGGCATCGAAGCAGCTACAAGCGAATGGATCGCTCTCCTCGACGGCGACGACGAATGGCTCCCCCATCACCTGCAAAACCAGGAACATATCCTGAAAAACAACCCGGACCTGCACTGGTCAACCGCAAACTTCAAATTCTGCTACTGCGCCGACAAAACCCAAAAAAACCAGTCAGACCCGGATGCCATGAGGACTGCCCTGTCGGACAAACAATACCTCGAAGAATACTTCCAGGCCTTCATCAACCACACCACCGGCTGCACCGACACGATCATAGTCAAACGCCAAATCCTCTTCGAAGCAGGTCTTTTCACTCCCGATCAGCCCATGGCCAACGACCTCGACATGTGGTGGCGTATCGCATATCTCTGCCCAAGGATCGGCTGCAGCCCCGAGCCCGCCGCCATCTACCATCTGCACGTAGCAAACAGCATAACCAAGGTTCACAAGTCCCCCTCGATCCTGGCCGACCTCATCGAAAAACACATACAGATCGCGAAGGACCATAACGCATACCACCGATTCAGACCCTGCGCCGAACACCTCCTCCGCTTCTGGATTCACAAGTATTTCTTCGACGAACGCATCTCAGAAATAAGACCACTCACCGACCGTTTTCCTCACATCCTGCCGCTCGGCTACCACACTATACTCCGTATCCTGACAATCTCACCGCGCACCACGACCGCCCTGATGCCGACGCTGCAAATGATCAACCGCCTTCTGCGTTTGAAAGTTTAA
- a CDS encoding glycosyltransferase family 2 protein encodes MPDQYDKTTISIVIAAYNAAEHLPRAVKSVLAQTIQPNEIIVVDDGSTDNTKQVLEQFGDRIKYIYQNNAGPGAARNTGIQTATSEWISFLDADDEYLPNKLETQLEILARHPDLHWITGNYIRCLCDTQTRVPLRTKDEINQILNGSDTYDDFMQAFTIGVFGWTGTMLIRRNAILKAGMFPTDIYLAEDIDLWLKIAYNHPRIGFAYEPLAIYHMGVQGSLARNKASYADTNNFLSHHLKLAKQHNCEDAFQPCARRILVAWIRSALFDDRVKNVRSAINDFRNLLPPGLYLFFYVLSIFPQLTMKTCLLLSAISRKLRLRKRVWHPTD; translated from the coding sequence GTGCCCGACCAATACGATAAAACAACGATCAGTATCGTCATAGCTGCCTATAACGCAGCCGAGCACCTCCCCCGCGCCGTCAAAAGCGTCCTGGCACAGACCATACAGCCGAACGAAATCATCGTCGTCGACGACGGCTCCACCGACAATACAAAACAGGTCCTGGAACAATTCGGCGACCGCATCAAATATATCTATCAGAACAACGCTGGCCCGGGCGCCGCCCGAAACACAGGCATCCAGACCGCAACTTCCGAATGGATATCCTTTCTCGATGCCGACGACGAATACCTCCCCAACAAACTCGAAACGCAACTGGAAATACTCGCCAGACATCCGGACCTGCACTGGATCACAGGCAACTACATACGATGTCTCTGCGACACCCAAACCAGAGTCCCCCTGCGTACAAAGGACGAGATCAATCAAATCCTTAATGGAAGCGACACCTACGATGACTTCATGCAAGCCTTCACTATCGGTGTTTTCGGCTGGACCGGAACCATGCTTATCAGACGAAACGCCATCCTCAAAGCGGGCATGTTCCCAACCGACATCTACCTCGCAGAAGACATCGACCTCTGGCTCAAAATTGCCTATAACCACCCTCGCATCGGCTTTGCTTATGAACCGCTCGCAATTTACCACATGGGCGTCCAGGGCAGTCTCGCCCGCAACAAAGCCAGTTACGCAGATACGAATAATTTCTTGAGTCACCATCTCAAACTCGCAAAACAGCACAATTGTGAAGACGCGTTTCAACCATGCGCCCGCCGAATACTCGTAGCTTGGATACGCTCGGCCCTCTTCGACGACCGCGTCAAAAACGTTCGTTCTGCAATAAATGACTTCCGAAACCTGCTGCCCCCCGGGCTCTATCTGTTTTTCTACGTCCTGTCCATATTCCCGCAGCTAACGATGAAAACCTGCTTGCTCCTTTCCGCTATTTCTCGTAAGCTCCGATTGCGCAAGAGAGTATGGCATCCGACCGACTGA
- a CDS encoding site-2 protease family protein: MAEQKNNFRNIFNLTIFIAAVAFIGYMILHDPMNRQTAWNILKVLIGFGGVVVIHEFGHFVVAKMGGIKVKAFSVGFPPLFMGIKRTETGFRFRFLPMIFNRNPENPDDAGLVFTLPGKFKPGETEYKIGLIPFGGYVGMLGQDDTGPAEETNDPRSFANKPIPLRIAVVAAGVTFNAISAILIFMTVFMIGLELPPAVVGNVVPNSPAEIAGLQPGDRIIQINDQEFIDFTSIPMNAAISDEGEPLELKVKHLDGSVESMDVVASKPAASSLPVRAIGIEQAGTLKIADLKGPPAEMLYEQTGFKPGDEVVKVNGTDVEYAWQMDRLIEKTAAPTTTLTVKRKIDDGTEFVDVDVPLSLAATNRNFEKGYDLAHIYSMVPRLKISAVADRTSAQNWKDKIKLWWRENILRQEVETAKLPFEIGDILVQVGEVKNPTFKELRDVTEAHNNKPMSVKVIRKDETGNEKLMELTATPWQQFTRKGDGQVQLGIGVELDATHPVVAKTIDVQNGPANLNIESGAKITAVDGQKVKSFYDVMRVIRQNQGQRITLDYRVNEEVATAVNLDIPAGNDFITAKNLIAVNIPFKPLKEVYKAAGPIDAIAKGSKKTYSFIAQTLSTVLGLAKGNVDPTALSGPVGIATASYSIASTDTMYYVFFLGLISSVLAIMNLLPLPIVDGGVIILLLIEAIKGSPLSRLTQEIISYAGLAFIAFVFVWLFYNDILNLILA, from the coding sequence ATGGCAGAACAGAAAAATAACTTCAGAAATATATTCAACCTGACAATCTTCATCGCCGCAGTGGCTTTCATAGGATACATGATCCTGCACGACCCAATGAATCGCCAGACGGCCTGGAACATCCTCAAGGTCCTCATCGGCTTCGGCGGTGTTGTCGTCATACACGAGTTCGGCCACTTCGTCGTCGCCAAAATGGGCGGCATCAAGGTCAAGGCCTTCTCCGTGGGCTTTCCCCCGCTGTTTATGGGCATCAAACGCACCGAAACCGGCTTTCGCTTCCGCTTCCTGCCCATGATCTTCAACCGCAACCCCGAAAACCCCGACGATGCGGGCCTTGTTTTCACACTGCCAGGCAAATTCAAGCCAGGCGAAACCGAATACAAAATAGGCCTGATCCCCTTCGGCGGCTACGTAGGCATGCTCGGTCAGGACGACACGGGCCCGGCCGAAGAGACCAATGATCCACGCTCATTCGCCAACAAACCAATACCGCTCCGCATCGCAGTAGTCGCAGCAGGCGTGACATTTAACGCAATAAGCGCGATCCTTATCTTCATGACAGTCTTCATGATAGGCCTCGAACTCCCCCCTGCCGTAGTTGGAAATGTCGTACCCAACTCCCCCGCTGAGATCGCAGGACTCCAGCCTGGCGACAGGATCATCCAGATCAACGACCAGGAATTCATCGATTTCACATCGATCCCCATGAATGCGGCCATATCAGACGAGGGCGAACCTCTCGAACTGAAAGTCAAACACCTCGACGGATCTGTCGAAAGCATGGACGTAGTCGCTTCCAAACCCGCCGCATCTTCACTGCCCGTAAGGGCCATCGGTATCGAGCAGGCCGGAACTCTCAAGATCGCGGACCTGAAGGGCCCTCCCGCTGAAATGCTTTACGAACAGACCGGCTTCAAGCCCGGTGACGAGGTCGTAAAGGTAAACGGCACCGATGTCGAATACGCCTGGCAAATGGATCGTCTCATCGAAAAAACAGCGGCCCCCACGACAACATTAACCGTAAAGCGAAAAATCGATGATGGCACAGAATTCGTCGACGTAGATGTCCCGCTAAGTCTGGCAGCTACCAATCGCAACTTTGAAAAAGGCTACGATCTCGCCCACATCTACTCAATGGTTCCCAGACTCAAGATATCAGCAGTCGCTGACAGAACAAGCGCACAGAACTGGAAAGACAAGATCAAACTTTGGTGGCGTGAGAATATACTGAGACAGGAAGTCGAAACCGCAAAGCTGCCCTTTGAAATAGGCGATATACTCGTGCAGGTGGGCGAGGTCAAGAATCCGACTTTCAAGGAACTCAGAGATGTGACCGAGGCCCACAATAACAAGCCAATGTCCGTAAAGGTCATTCGCAAAGACGAAACGGGCAACGAAAAGCTGATGGAACTTACTGCAACCCCCTGGCAGCAGTTTACCCGAAAAGGCGACGGCCAGGTCCAGCTCGGTATCGGCGTCGAACTCGATGCGACTCATCCCGTCGTAGCAAAAACAATAGATGTACAGAACGGCCCTGCCAACCTGAACATAGAATCGGGTGCTAAAATCACCGCTGTCGACGGCCAGAAAGTGAAAAGTTTCTACGACGTAATGCGTGTAATCCGCCAGAACCAGGGACAACGCATCACACTGGACTATCGCGTAAACGAAGAAGTCGCCACCGCGGTCAATCTGGACATCCCCGCGGGCAACGATTTCATAACCGCAAAGAACCTGATTGCCGTTAACATACCATTCAAGCCGCTCAAAGAAGTTTACAAGGCGGCCGGCCCAATCGACGCGATCGCAAAAGGCTCAAAGAAAACATATTCCTTCATCGCCCAGACTCTCTCAACTGTTTTGGGCCTTGCAAAAGGCAACGTCGACCCGACCGCTCTCTCCGGTCCTGTCGGCATCGCCACCGCAAGCTACAGCATCGCAAGCACCGACACCATGTACTACGTTTTCTTCCTCGGACTGATCAGCTCGGTACTGGCGATCATGAACCTGCTGCCGCTGCCCATTGTTGACGGCGGAGTGATAATCCTGCTGCTCATCGAGGCCATAAAAGGCTCACCTCTCAGCAGACTCACGCAGGAAATAATAAGCTACGCAGGCCTGGCATTCATAGCCTTTGTTTTCGTCTGGCTGTTCTACAACGACATACTTAACCTTATTTTGGCCTGA
- a CDS encoding glycosyltransferase family 2 protein, which translates to MTKPSSKPVSVILPAYNAAEHIQTAVSSVLAQTAPPQEIIVIDDGSTDNTAEIVKSFGEKVRYIHQPNAGVSAARNTGIKAASAEWIAFLDADDEWLPEKLEKQFALLDADQSLAFCSANYIRISHDRTRSAPDVDPEKCRTLTSSDNRFDSYYTAFANGITGHTDTMLIRKTILEQVGMFNESISRFEDLDLWFRIAAVTENFGFISEPLAIYTVENPESLSRSTCPIETYADFIRRNLAFAKQHDKLDQFTPCAAKLLRQWIRSMLFDARKNDIRLLLDEFHNLLPNAYIRNMKIMTACPNTTANLCRLASRIIRTFNLRSRVVAKPTPKQSRH; encoded by the coding sequence ATGACAAAACCGTCATCAAAACCCGTTTCCGTCATCTTACCCGCTTACAACGCTGCCGAACACATTCAAACAGCCGTCAGCAGTGTCCTCGCCCAGACCGCACCGCCCCAGGAAATAATCGTCATCGACGACGGCTCCACCGACAACACAGCCGAGATAGTCAAATCCTTTGGCGAAAAAGTAAGATACATCCATCAGCCAAATGCAGGCGTAAGCGCAGCCCGCAACACTGGCATAAAAGCAGCATCCGCAGAATGGATCGCCTTCCTCGACGCAGATGATGAATGGCTGCCGGAAAAACTCGAAAAGCAGTTCGCCCTTCTCGATGCCGACCAATCCCTCGCATTCTGCTCCGCCAACTATATCCGAATATCTCATGACCGCACCCGCTCCGCACCAGATGTCGACCCGGAAAAATGCCGCACGCTCACATCCTCTGACAACCGCTTCGACAGCTACTACACCGCCTTCGCAAACGGCATCACCGGCCACACCGATACCATGCTCATCCGCAAAACTATTCTCGAACAGGTAGGCATGTTCAACGAATCAATCTCGCGTTTCGAGGACCTTGACCTGTGGTTCCGCATCGCAGCCGTCACCGAAAACTTCGGCTTCATATCCGAACCGCTCGCGATCTACACCGTTGAAAACCCCGAAAGCCTTTCGCGTTCAACCTGCCCGATTGAAACATACGCCGACTTCATCCGCCGCAATCTCGCCTTCGCCAAGCAGCACGACAAGCTCGATCAGTTCACTCCCTGCGCCGCCAAACTCCTCCGCCAGTGGATCCGCTCGATGCTTTTCGATGCCCGCAAAAACGATATCCGCCTGCTCCTTGACGAATTTCATAACCTTCTACCGAACGCTTACATACGAAACATGAAAATAATGACAGCATGCCCAAACACAACCGCCAACCTCTGCCGACTCGCCTCAAGGATCATCAGAACCTTCAACCTGCGCAGCCGCGTAGTCGCCAAACCAACCCCAAAACAGAGCAGACATTAA
- a CDS encoding glycosyltransferase family 4 protein translates to MTQKHIKIAALTAGKNTPSTRFRIRQYAERLESHGVTVEEHIPFFEKSCGLPSPFKAAARIPALFRSRSADLIWIGKELVQGYPTFEKLLKRPRVLDADDAIWLNFPLGRVAAPFIARNMDTVVAGNSYLADHFSQYNQNVHIVPTAIDLNRYTPRQIDTEPETFTIGWTGLACNNKYLDDIEQPLKEFLTAHQNTRLVVLSNKPWKHNSLPPDQVEFIRWTPENEATTLHRFSVGIMPLPDNKWTRGKCSFKMLQYMAAALPVIASPVGMNKDVFQKGEIGFPADTPKKWRQALEDLYKNWNAQKQMGQTGRLIIEQNYNADTIAAQLAKIFHTLTD, encoded by the coding sequence ATGACGCAAAAACACATCAAAATCGCAGCCCTGACCGCCGGCAAAAATACTCCCTCAACACGCTTCCGCATTCGGCAATATGCAGAACGGCTCGAATCGCACGGCGTAACGGTAGAAGAACACATACCATTCTTCGAAAAAAGCTGCGGCCTGCCAAGCCCCTTCAAAGCCGCCGCACGCATCCCCGCCCTCTTCCGCTCACGTTCCGCTGACCTCATCTGGATCGGCAAAGAGCTCGTCCAGGGCTACCCCACGTTCGAAAAACTGCTTAAACGTCCCCGCGTCCTCGACGCCGACGACGCCATCTGGCTCAATTTCCCCCTCGGACGAGTCGCAGCCCCCTTCATCGCCCGCAACATGGACACGGTCGTCGCAGGCAACTCCTACCTCGCAGATCACTTCAGCCAGTACAATCAAAACGTCCACATCGTCCCCACCGCCATAGACCTGAACCGCTACACACCCCGGCAGATCGACACGGAACCGGAAACTTTCACAATAGGCTGGACAGGCCTGGCCTGCAACAACAAGTATCTCGACGACATCGAACAGCCGCTCAAAGAGTTCCTCACCGCGCACCAAAACACCCGCCTGGTGGTCCTCTCCAACAAACCCTGGAAGCATAACTCGCTGCCCCCGGATCAGGTCGAATTCATCCGCTGGACACCCGAAAACGAAGCAACCACTCTCCACCGATTCTCCGTCGGCATCATGCCCCTGCCCGACAACAAATGGACCCGCGGCAAATGCTCCTTCAAAATGCTTCAGTACATGGCCGCCGCCCTGCCCGTCATCGCCTCACCTGTCGGCATGAACAAAGATGTCTTCCAGAAAGGCGAAATAGGCTTCCCCGCCGACACCCCCAAAAAATGGCGTCAGGCCCTCGAAGACCTGTACAAAAACTGGAACGCACAAAAACAAATGGGCCAAACGGGCCGCCTGATCATCGAACAAAACTACAACGCCGACACCATCGCTGCCCAACTAGCCAAAATATTCCACACCCTCACCGACTAG